A genomic region of Polynucleobacter necessarius contains the following coding sequences:
- the sdhA gene encoding succinate dehydrogenase flavoprotein subunit, whose product MTAIKKSLPRRRFDAVIIGAGGSGMRASLQLAEAGLNVAVLTKVFPTRSHTVAAQGGIGASLGNMSEDNWHYHFYDTIKGSDWLGDQDVIEFMCREAPKVVYELEHFGMPFDRNPDGTIYQRPFGGHTANYGEKPVQRACAAADRTGHAMLHTLYQRNVRAKTNFFVEWLALDLIRDDAGDVVGVTALEMETGQVYILEAKIVMLATGGAGRIWDASTNAFINTGDGMGLAARAGIPLEDMEFWQFHPTGIAGAGVLLTEGCRGEGGILRNKDGERFMERYAPTLKDLAPRDFVSRSMDQEIKEGRGCGPNGDYVVLDLTHIGADTIMKRLPSVYEIGINFANVDVTKEPIPVVPTIHYQMGGIPTNINGQVVVPANGIHNEIVNGLYAIGECSCVSVHGANRLGTNSLLDLLVFGRAAGNHIVGLDLKNREFKSLPANAGEQTLERIAKLDNSTSGEYAQDVANDIRKCMQKYAGVFRNQELMDEGVRQMAKLTGRAKHLWVKDKSEIFNTARIEALEVANLVETANATMISAAARKESRGAHSHDDHPHRDDENWMKHTLWYSEGNKLTYKPVILKPLTVESFPPKERTF is encoded by the coding sequence ATGACTGCAATTAAAAAATCATTGCCACGCCGCCGTTTTGATGCGGTGATTATTGGAGCTGGTGGTTCAGGTATGCGCGCATCATTGCAGTTGGCTGAAGCCGGCTTGAATGTTGCTGTACTGACTAAAGTTTTCCCAACACGTTCACATACTGTTGCTGCACAAGGTGGTATTGGTGCTTCATTAGGCAACATGAGTGAAGACAATTGGCACTATCACTTTTACGACACTATCAAAGGTTCCGACTGGTTAGGTGACCAAGACGTAATCGAATTTATGTGTCGCGAAGCTCCAAAAGTTGTTTATGAGTTAGAGCACTTCGGTATGCCGTTTGACCGCAACCCAGATGGCACGATTTATCAGCGTCCATTCGGCGGTCACACTGCCAACTACGGCGAGAAGCCAGTACAACGCGCTTGCGCTGCAGCTGACCGTACTGGTCATGCAATGTTGCACACTTTGTATCAGCGTAACGTACGCGCTAAAACCAACTTCTTTGTTGAGTGGTTGGCGCTTGATTTGATTCGTGACGACGCAGGTGATGTTGTTGGTGTAACTGCTCTCGAAATGGAAACAGGCCAGGTATACATCTTGGAAGCCAAGATTGTGATGCTGGCTACGGGTGGTGCTGGTCGTATTTGGGATGCATCTACAAACGCATTTATTAATACCGGCGACGGTATGGGCTTAGCAGCTCGCGCAGGCATTCCATTGGAAGATATGGAATTCTGGCAATTCCACCCAACTGGCATAGCTGGTGCGGGTGTGTTGTTGACAGAAGGTTGCCGTGGTGAAGGCGGTATTTTGCGCAATAAAGATGGCGAGCGTTTCATGGAGCGTTATGCGCCAACATTGAAAGATTTGGCTCCACGCGATTTCGTATCTCGTTCAATGGACCAAGAAATTAAAGAAGGGCGCGGTTGCGGTCCTAACGGCGACTATGTGGTGCTCGATTTGACACACATTGGTGCCGATACGATCATGAAGCGTTTGCCTTCTGTATATGAGATTGGCATCAACTTTGCTAACGTTGACGTTACTAAAGAGCCAATTCCGGTTGTGCCAACCATTCACTATCAGATGGGCGGTATCCCTACGAACATCAACGGTCAAGTTGTTGTGCCTGCTAACGGCATTCACAACGAAATCGTTAATGGCTTATATGCGATTGGCGAGTGTTCATGTGTTTCCGTTCACGGCGCTAACCGCTTGGGTACTAACTCATTGCTCGACCTCTTGGTATTCGGTCGTGCAGCTGGTAACCACATTGTTGGCCTTGATCTCAAGAATCGCGAATTCAAGTCATTACCTGCTAATGCTGGTGAGCAAACATTGGAGCGTATTGCGAAGTTGGATAACTCTACTTCTGGTGAGTATGCGCAAGACGTTGCAAATGACATTCGCAAGTGCATGCAGAAATATGCTGGCGTATTCCGCAATCAAGAGTTGATGGACGAAGGTGTTCGTCAAATGGCTAAATTGACAGGGCGCGCTAAGCACTTGTGGGTAAAAGACAAATCAGAGATTTTCAATACAGCACGTATTGAAGCTTTGGAAGTGGCTAACTTGGTTGAGACTGCAAATGCAACCATGATTTCTGCGGCTGCTCGTAAAGAAAGTCGCGGCGCTCACTCACATGATGACCATCCGCATCGTGATGATGAGAACTGGATGAAGCATACCCTTTGGTACAGCGAGGGCAATAAGCTTACTTACAAACCAGTTATTTTGAAGCCTTTAACTGTTGAGTCCTTCCCTCCAAAAGAACGTACTTTCTAA
- a CDS encoding succinate dehydrogenase iron-sulfur subunit → MSDIRIFEIYRYDPDVDAAPRMERYELELTGERMLLDALISLKKQDETISYRRSCREGVCGSDAMNINGKNGLACLTNMLTLPKVITLRPLPGLPVVRDLIVDMTLFFKQYLSIKPYLVNDNPPPEKERLQSPEEREELNGLYECILCASCSTSCPSFWWNPDKFVGPAGLLQAYRFIADSRDEETAQRLDNLEDPYRLFRCHTIMNCVDVCPKHLNPTKAIGKIKELMVRRAV, encoded by the coding sequence ATGAGTGATATCCGTATATTCGAAATTTACCGCTACGATCCAGATGTCGATGCAGCTCCACGCATGGAACGCTATGAGTTAGAACTCACTGGTGAGCGTATGTTGTTGGATGCTTTGATTTCTTTGAAGAAGCAAGACGAAACAATTTCTTATCGTCGTTCATGCCGTGAAGGCGTGTGCGGTTCAGATGCTATGAACATTAACGGTAAAAATGGTTTGGCTTGTTTGACTAATATGTTGACTTTGCCTAAGGTCATCACATTGCGCCCATTACCTGGCTTGCCAGTGGTGCGCGATTTGATCGTCGACATGACTTTGTTCTTCAAACAATACTTGTCTATCAAGCCTTACTTGGTTAATGACAATCCACCTCCTGAAAAAGAGCGTCTCCAGAGTCCTGAAGAGCGTGAAGAGTTGAATGGTTTGTATGAGTGCATCTTGTGCGCATCATGCTCAACTTCATGCCCATCCTTCTGGTGGAATCCAGATAAGTTCGTTGGTCCGGCTGGCTTGTTACAGGCATATCGCTTTATTGCCGATAGCCGTGATGAAGAAACTGCACAACGCCTGGATAACTTAGAAGATCCATACCGCTTGTTCCGTTGCCACACCATCATGAATTGCGTGGACGTATGTCCTAAGCACTTGAACCCAACGAAGGCAATCGGCAAGATCAAGGAGTTGATGGTTCGTAGGGCGGTATGA
- a CDS encoding succinate dehydrogenase assembly factor 2: MTLGNAELYRLKSDARRGLLENDLILQRFFERHGAQLSVEDGKVLSQLLALDDNDLMDLLIGRKDSVASLEKEMQTDSFKTVLQKLREK, from the coding sequence ATGACCCTCGGCAATGCAGAGTTATATCGTTTAAAGAGTGATGCTCGCAGGGGCTTGCTTGAGAACGATTTAATTCTGCAGCGTTTCTTTGAGCGCCATGGCGCTCAATTAAGTGTCGAGGATGGAAAAGTTTTAAGCCAGTTATTAGCTTTAGATGACAACGACTTAATGGATTTGTTAATTGGTCGTAAAGATTCTGTAGCTAGCCTGGAGAAAGAGATGCAAACAGACTCTTTCAAGACGGTTTTACAAAAGCTGAGAGAGAAATAG
- the gltA gene encoding citrate synthase produces the protein MIESDIKAKLSFSDGTPDIDLPIYKGTVGPDVIDIRKLYGQTGKFTYDSGFLSTASCNSKITYIDGDKGELLYRGYPIEDLANNCDFLEVCYLLINGELPNATEKKAFDEMVMHHTMVHEQMQFFLRGFRRDAHLMSVLTGLVGAMAAFYHDEIDYSDPHAREVAQIRLIAKMPTLVAMAYKYSAGQPFIYPDNSLSYTANFMRMMFATPCEEYKVNPVLVRALDRIFTLHADHEQNASTSTVRLCGSSGTNPFAAISAGIACLWGPAHGGANEACLQMLNEIQANGGVDKIHEFIVQVKDKNSSVRLMGFGHRVYKNFDPRAKLMRETCYEVLNELGLQDDPLFKLAMTLEKIALEDDYFVSRKLYPNVDFYSGIVQRALGIPTEMFTCIFALARTVGWIAQWEEMITDPEYKIGRPRQLYVGETTRKVPNITVRK, from the coding sequence ATGATTGAATCAGACATCAAGGCAAAACTCTCGTTTTCGGATGGAACACCAGATATTGATCTGCCAATTTACAAAGGGACAGTAGGTCCTGACGTAATCGACATTCGCAAGCTCTACGGTCAGACCGGTAAGTTCACTTACGATTCGGGCTTTCTATCTACTGCATCATGCAATAGCAAAATTACCTACATCGATGGCGATAAGGGTGAATTGCTCTATCGCGGCTACCCAATTGAAGATTTGGCAAATAACTGCGACTTCTTGGAAGTTTGCTACCTCTTGATCAATGGCGAGTTGCCAAACGCCACAGAGAAAAAAGCATTTGATGAGATGGTTATGCACCACACAATGGTTCATGAGCAAATGCAATTCTTCTTGCGCGGTTTCCGCCGTGATGCGCATCTAATGTCAGTATTGACTGGCTTGGTTGGTGCAATGGCTGCGTTCTACCATGATGAGATCGATTACAGCGACCCACATGCTCGCGAAGTAGCGCAGATTCGCTTGATCGCGAAGATGCCAACTTTGGTTGCAATGGCTTACAAATATTCCGCAGGACAACCATTTATCTATCCAGATAACTCTTTGTCATACACCGCTAACTTTATGCGCATGATGTTTGCAACACCATGTGAAGAGTACAAAGTAAACCCAGTATTGGTACGTGCTTTGGATCGCATCTTCACATTGCATGCAGACCATGAGCAAAACGCCTCTACATCTACTGTGCGTTTGTGCGGCTCTTCAGGCACAAATCCTTTTGCAGCAATCTCTGCTGGTATTGCTTGCCTCTGGGGCCCGGCGCACGGCGGTGCTAACGAAGCTTGCTTGCAGATGCTCAATGAGATTCAAGCAAACGGTGGCGTAGACAAGATTCATGAATTCATTGTCCAAGTAAAAGACAAGAACTCTAGCGTTCGCTTGATGGGCTTTGGTCACCGCGTTTACAAAAACTTTGACCCACGCGCTAAATTGATGCGTGAAACTTGCTACGAAGTATTGAATGAATTGGGCCTTCAGGATGATCCATTGTTCAAGCTTGCAATGACACTCGAGAAGATTGCATTGGAGGACGACTACTTTGTAAGTCGTAAGCTCTATCCAAACGTAGACTTCTATTCAGGAATCGTTCAGCGTGCTCTCGGTATCCCAACAGAAATGTTCACCTGTATTTTTGCTTTGGCAAGAACAGTAGGTTGGATTGCTCAGTGGGAAGAGATGATCACTGATCCTGAGTACAAGATTGGACGCCCACGTCAGTTGTATGTTGGCGAAACAACACGCAAGGTTCCAAACATCACAGTTCGTAAATAA